The region GTAGTACTCGCAAAGAAATAGTGAGAGTATACATATACTAGAAGCAGTATAAGGGTAGCTGGTATCCACGATAGTCCTAGTCCTGCAATACCTTTCCCTACTGTTGTAGCGAGCCATCCTACCAATCCTAGTTTACCTAAGAAACCTGCCATCATTACTAAAGCTGCAAACCATACTATCGTATCCCAAGCCCCTGTATTTTTTAATATATCTTCCCAAGTCAATACTCCTGTGACAATAAGAATTCCCAATCCTAAGAAAGCAGCCGCTGTTGGTTGAACAGCAAAAGTATCTCCAAAGATCATTGCAGGAACTCCTGCCCATAGCAATAATAAAACTGTAAATACTCCCATTGTGATATATTCAGGTAAAGAAATAGGTCCTAACTCTTCTAATTGCTTTCTAGCAAATACTGGAGCATCTGGAGTTTTCTTTATTTCTGGTGGATAGATCATATAAATCACTAAAGGCATCACAATTAAAGCTACTAGTCCTGGTACTAAAGCTGCTAATGCCCACATTCCCCAAGTTATAGTTATTCCTGCTGTTGTACCTGCTAGAACCAAACTCACAATTAATGGGTTAGGAGCTGTAGCGGTAATAAACATTGCTGAAGTAATAGGATTGGCATTATAATTAACTAATGCTAAATAACGTCCTATCTTTTCGGCAGACCCTTTCTCTGGTCTAGAACCAAAACTTACTGCAATAGAACACATAATAGGATGTATAATTCCTCCTCCCCTTGCTGTATTACTTGGTGTTACAGGAGCTAAGATTGTTTCTGCAAAAGACAATGCATACGCAATCCCTAAGGTCCTTTTACCAAACAATGAAATAAGGAAATACCCTATTCTAGCACCTAAGCCTGTTTTCTTTAAACTGATAGAGATCATCACTGCCACTCCAATAAGCCAGATTAAATCATTAGAAAAACCACTTAAAGCATCCGCTAAGGCTGCTTTAGAATTGCCTGGATTAGTTACACCTGTTATCGCTACTAATGCTATCGCTACAATAGACACTGCTCCGATAGGTAGCGCCTTTCCAATAATAGCTGCAATAGTTCCAACGAATAATGCTAACAACTGCCACGCATTAGGACTAACGCCTTCTGGAACAGGGATAATAAACCAAATAATTAATGTGATAGCGACCGCGATTAATGCCGGTACGGGTTTGATAGGTTCTAATTTACTTGCCATACGAGTAATTTATTTCTGTAGTAATACTTTATCTCTTATTTCACTATTTACATTGATGAAGCCAATAGTTTTTTTTTACTACTTTTATTTTTTATATAAACTCAACAAAAATGCCAAACATGATTATTACAATATTTATTTTTAGTTTTTTAAAGAAAATAGATATTACAATAATGTGTTGTTTCTTTTTATTTTTCACTTTTAAAGATAATGAATAAATAAAGAGTATTTTTATTTTTAATTCAGTTTTTATCATTAAAAAACACACCTAATATCAATATTAACCTATAAAATAACAAATAAAAACCAATATACACTTGTGTCCTATGTTATTATTTTACTAAACACTAATTAATAAAAAAGTTAAAATATGATATCAGTCTATAAAATAAAACCTTATTTCCAAAAAACATTAATGCCTATACTTAATGCGTTGCACAGAAAAAATATTACAGCTAATCAGATAACAGTATTCGCGATACTCTTCTCTATAGTCCTAGCAATCTTATTTTGGTTTGCAGATTTATATCACTTCTTCTTTTTACTATTACCAATAGGGTTATTAATCAGAATGGCACTGAATGCACTGGACGGTATGATGGCGAGACTGTAT is a window of Myroides oncorhynchi DNA encoding:
- a CDS encoding DASS family sodium-coupled anion symporter, whose protein sequence is MASKLEPIKPVPALIAVAITLIIWFIIPVPEGVSPNAWQLLALFVGTIAAIIGKALPIGAVSIVAIALVAITGVTNPGNSKAALADALSGFSNDLIWLIGVAVMISISLKKTGLGARIGYFLISLFGKRTLGIAYALSFAETILAPVTPSNTARGGGIIHPIMCSIAVSFGSRPEKGSAEKIGRYLALVNYNANPITSAMFITATAPNPLIVSLVLAGTTAGITITWGMWALAALVPGLVALIVMPLVIYMIYPPEIKKTPDAPVFARKQLEELGPISLPEYITMGVFTVLLLLWAGVPAMIFGDTFAVQPTAAAFLGLGILIVTGVLTWEDILKNTGAWDTIVWFAALVMMAGFLGKLGLVGWLATTVGKGIAGLGLSWIPATLILLLVYVYSHYFFASTTAHITAMFAAFFAAGIALGAPEMLWALVLGFSSSIMMSLTHYGTGTAPIIFGTGYTTLGEWWKVGFVMSVVNLIIFILVGGLWWKALGYW